The genomic DNA TGGTTGATCCAATCTAGTTTAGATAAcattaaattttggaattttgttaaaattctaaaatcattttattttatttttgaattttaaagagtttttgtttttaaaaatttaaaattttcagttttatgtttttattttaaagaaaaattaaggtttaaaaattttaaaatcttaaaagTACTTTTAAAGGTAAGGATcaaggatcaaattgataaatatatatatatatatatataaatgttgagAGCTAAAAAGTTATTTTGCCTTTGATACTGTTAAATTTAACAACAAGATTAAATCAAAGAGACTaaggttttaaataaaataatataggaactaaatatctcaaaattaaaatataaacattaaattttaaattttaaaaagtaaaaacttTTACATATATAAACTATTTAGGGTAACTGATTATTATTATAATCATATATAAACTTCTCAATTACATTTACCAAACAAATATTAAACTGagttatttttaatcatattgcACTTGGCATTCAACTTTGTAGTAAGCTGTCATAAATTCAATGCCTTCTCTTTGAacttatttttaatcatattgcACTAGTCATTTTTCTTTTGTAGCAGACCATCAGACATTTATTACCATCGCTTGGAGATCCTAGTCATCAGTCCATTCTCGGTGTGCAGGACAACCGATACGGCCGGAACAACCGGAGTGTCTTCCATTACATGAATACGATAATTGTAAATTAGAGCAGATGCCACGGCTTTCATCTGAATAAATGATGTTTCCTTCCCCAAACATATCCTGGGCCCTGCGCCAAAAGATAAGAACTTGTACGATGACTCATGTTTGATTTCTCCTCTCTCATTAATCCATCTCTCAGGCTTGAATTCATAGCAATCTTCTCCCCAGATTGACTTCATTCTTCCCATTGAATACACACTAAACAAGATTTTTGTCTTTGGATGAACTGGATGCCCGCTTGGAAGTATGTCTGGTTTGACAGGTTCCTTATGATTGAAAGGGACTGGTGGATACAACCTTAATGCCTCACACAATGCTCCATGGAGATAAACCAAATTCTTTACCTCATCGACATTGAATAGCCGCCTCCATTTGGTTTCACCTATAGGTATTTTTGATTCAAGTTCTTCTATGATCTTGTTTTCCACTATTGGATGCTTGGAAACCAGCCAAGTGAACCAAGTAAGAGCAGTGCTCGTCGTGTCCGTCGCAGCAATTATCATATTCAGAGCGGTGTCTCTCAAGAACTTATCATCACATTTCAAACCTGTTGATTCCTTTTCAGTTATGTATGATGTTAAGATATCCACACCATCTTTTGATACCAACTGTTGGTTCAGCTTGTtcacttcttttcttttctgacatATATATTCAGCTAATACATCATCAACAACTTTCGATGCCTTCTTGTATTTCCCTTCTTGTCCTATGTTCAACCACTTCTGCAACTTGGTAAAGCTTCGTGGTTTAACATGCCTATAAAATATTGCTTGCTCGCCATCATGCACGGCCTTGGAGAAAAGAACTTGAGGGAGTTCAAGGGAGAGGGAACTTGGATCAGAGCCGGTAACCAAGATGCATGCAGAATCAAACGTGAACCTTTGGAAAATGTCTTCTAAGTTGATGACCAAGCCATGTTTAGCAGCATGGTCAATGATGGGCATCAGCCCCATTTCCACCTTGTCTCGGCTAGTCCTCAACAAGAATTGGTGGAAAAGGTGATGTCTCATGAATCCTTGAGCTGCTATCCGCTGGTTTTTCCACAAATCCAAGTCGGAGTTGAAAATCCCGTCTCCTAAGATATCAAACATCTGCTTGTATTCAGGCCCTTTGGGGAAGTTGTCAAAGTTGGAACTCATAACGTAGTGAGCATTGGCAGGGTCACATGTCGCCACCAAGTTCATCTTAGCAAACCAAGGGCCCTCCAAAACAAAAGTGCCCTTGCAGCTTTCTAGAGTCTCAGTACACCAGTCGTGGACCCGATGAACGTTGAGGAGAAGCTCAACAATGCCAGCAGAACTCTTTGGACAcccatttttatatctcatcaaGCGGTATAGAAACAGAAAGGAAATGAGAGCCAAGAAGAAAACTTGAAGAAAACTCTGAAATGCCATGAAATTGATATCACTAAGTTTAGGCAAATTCCTTGTAATTGTTAATTCGATTTATTAAGTGAAGTTTTCCAACATTAATTACTCACCGGCCCAACCATCTGACCTCTTGTGTAACGGCAGTAAATAAACTAGATATGCAGGGTGGTAGTTGGATGCATTAATGGAGAGAAAAACAAAAGATTTAAGTTTTTTAAGACATCTTTTTCCATTTGAGAGAATGGAGGAAGAAACAAGCATCATATCTTACTAGGAAGACCTTTTCTAATCACTTCAAGGTCGACCATTGatttagaaaaaattaaattaaccataaAAATTAATGGTGAGATTGAAATCTTTAAATGTGGTAATCAACTAAGCAAGGAAAGTAAAAAGAAGTTAGTAGAACAATGCAAagaattatttgtttctaaacTCCCAAGGCAAGGGATATACTTCCTTTTATGCATATAGAAAGAATAAATAAGTTTAAGAAAAGGGACAAGCGGGCAAAGGTGGAATGGCACAACGATGATGGACTAATACTGATAGAATGTAAGAATCGTCCATCAATGAATTGAATCCgatagtaaaaattaaattatttggatTGATGCTAAACTTTTGTAAATTATTGTATATTTAGCTAAATGTTTAGGATAGATTTTAATTTTCATTAACTTTGCATTTTATAGAAATCGTATCAATCTAGAAAATGAAATCTTGAGTAAAAACAGAGCCAGTGTCACAACACAGGAACCCTGTGTCACAACACCAAGGGCAGTTTTTAATAAAATTGAGAAAATCCTCTTGACGTCGCGACACAGACTTTGAATGTCGCAACACCGAAGCCAGTGTACTAAGAAATCCAAAAATCTGAAGTGTGTCGTGACATCGAACCCCGATGTTGCAACAATGGTAAACTGTCAGGGATGTCGAGACACGAAACCCCTATGTCGCGACATAGTTGTAGTTTTTTGCAAGTGACCCAACCCTTACAGTGCAACCTAATGACATTAAAAACCCATTTCAGAATAATTTTAAACACCTAAACCTCTAATTTTAACCTAAAAACATATTATTTCACTCATTAAACACATCTTAACCCCTTATCCTCAAACCCATCTTAAAATCTCTTACAACtctttaaaccttaaacccccAATCTCTACTTCTTAAAACTTCCATACCTCAATCATACTCGGTTCCACAAGGAAGGAGAACACTTAAGGAACAATATACACTGTAGGAAACGAGGAATTCAAACAACTTCTACAAGGTTAAGGGTtcctaatttaatattttttactattccattgaatttcttcatattttgcTCTCATTCCCAGTCTTGTAATAATGCCTCTTAGAAAAGTTAGAAGAATTACGGAAATGGAGCCATCGATGGTTCAAAAGCCCTCCAGTTTTTCGAATCTGagtgttgaaaaatattttaatgaacTTAAAGGAAAAACATTCATTCAAAAGAGGGGATTTGATCCATCCATGATTCTCTACAATGAAATATAGCTTTTGGTTAGATATCATAGGTGGGAGCATTTTTGGATGATCCCAAAAGATAATTTTGTGGTCCCTATTGTTTAAGATTTTTAAGCATCCCTACGGGACCAAGAGTCTAGAAACACTTAAGGTCATATGTGGGAAGTAGTACCTGCGAGGGATGGAAGTGCAAATAACCCAtcgaattattttttatttttataatgctTCATATTATGAAAGAGATCTTATCAATGAAACTGATTTAGAGTATTTTCGAGACATAGATATGGATAACATTATAAACTTTTTAACTGAAGGTAGGGGCGAATGGAAATATCACCCAGGTACCAATATTCTCGCATCATTTCATTAAGCTATTATGTTTCCAATGGCTAAAATGTGGATCTGATTTGTATACACACAAGTTGTCCCTGCTTTAAACGTCTCTAACATTTATACTTTTCGAGTTGTTTTACTCTATGCTATTTTGTAGAAAAAGCAGGTATCTATTGGAAAATGAATCCaccaaaaaatgaaaaagatgtaTTAGTGGTTAGAAAATGGGAGTTTTCTTTCACTACTTAGTGACGACCTTATGTaaaaaggcaagtgtacctagaAAATGGGAGTTTTCTTTCACTACTTAGTGACGACCTTATGTaaaaaggcaagtgtacctatgaCATCCACTGAGCAGTCGCTAAAACCTTCCCAAAGTATTATTGGCGACACCATGTTCCAACAGTACATAAGACTATGAGCAAAACAAATAAAAGATTGGAACAAATGACAACAAAAAGCAACGACTACACCAGCTTCATCACAGAAGTTGACACTAGGTTAACAAGAAATTAGTGAGAGTAGTCATCCAAAGCTAGATTGGATGATACAATGGATGCATGAGTCAGAGCCAATATTTCAAGAATTTGCTAGGAAAAACAACATCCAAGTCCCCAATTATACACCTGACATGTTTGGGCCAACACATCTAGAGTAGAAGGGAGATGTGCATAACAATGAAGGGGAATGAGAGGATGAGGAAGAAGAATGAGATGAAAACAAGGATATGGATTTTGAGGAGGACGATTGaacatttttataattatatttttaacagACTTGTATaaatttttggatgattttaatCTAACTTTGTAGGAGTTGGATTAATAGTAGATTCTTAGTTATGTAGCATTTTGTTTAAGTTTTCTATGTTGGAACCCAACACGAAGGAGACACAAACAATTCGAGCTTCACACAGTCAAAATAGGAAACACCAACATTAGCAATTGGAGTTACCACAATCAATCAGGTAATTTCTCTCCTTATTTTTTTATAGGCCACACATTGAGGAAAATGTGTCAACTTAAGCATGGggggtaacatagaaaatttactttaattttttatgtttttctttgatttttcttgtcTTTCATGTGCTTGAACTTGTataaatacaagtgattggttacgAGCACGTGCATTGGTTGCTTGTGCTTACAAATATAGTTGGCATGATGAtaggtgattttaaattttttattattagactaCTAAGTTTTATATGTTACACTGTAAATAGGCATTAAGTAATCAGTTGTACCAAATGATATAGAAAATGCAAGGAAACAAGCATactagtatgaatgataaatggttgaatttgagtttgtttggttgattaaattTATGCATATTGAGATATtaagggatgacctaaggcattatTTGGAATACATCCAGAGCCAAAAAGCTGTTCTATAATTCATTCATCTTTAGTACCAAATTTTAAGCTTGTTgacacttcttgatgaaccttATTACAAAACCCAAGCCTAAAACGTTAATTTGTATTTGCCCTTTTTCTTTGGTCCTGAACTGTACGGCTATAGACGTCTGGTCATAcatattgagggttaagtagatacatcacGACGGATTTTGAAAAACCAGAGTAAAATAGGAAAGATTGGTGTGATATAGGAACTATAGGTTAGATTAAAAAgtacaaaacaaaagaaatattcaaaaataaaatcgATATGAgtagaaaattttcttgaaaaGCAAAAAGCATTTATGAGTGAGATGAATTGAAAAATAAAGTGACCAAGTCACAAGAATAAGAAAAACTCGTTCATTAGTGCACAAAAACTCGTAGGCTAGCGTAGTTACTTTGTTGTGTTATGATTTCTTATGTGGAGCAACAAGGAGGTGAAAGAAGGAAAAATAAGGCGGTAAGCGGGTAAAGGTCACTAAAGGAGAATAATAGGGATCGATatgatgtgccaaactatttttgtGTTCGATACCCTTTTTATGCTtactatttttgaattttataccTGTCCTAAGCCTCAGAACATTACAAGCCGAAAAGTCCTATGTGACCTAAATATCATTATGCATGACTGGACATTACATTAAACAAATCGTAAAATCGACTATTTGTATTCTACTCggataatcaaattacttgtATGATTTGTTGTTGGATTCCTATAGGTGAGACCCTTAATGTTCGTATATTTTGTAATGTACTGAATTAGATGTTTGTGGTCCAAAGTCGTAAATAAGTTATTAATCATGTTAAAGTTGTTTGTGACTATGAAATACCTCGTCGTGTGCCCCAAAGTCAATACTTGAATGATATTTGCTCAAGGGAtgtctcttttatttttttgttcttgtttgtgttgcttgaggacaaacaatgACTTAAGTGTAGGGGAGTTTGATCTGGCATAAttcggtgtagcagattaaactaattTTTGTACTTTAGGAGCTTGAAAGCAAGCATTTTCATtaggttttaattatgttttttcaAGATTTCTTGAAGTTAATAAAATGtacaaattgagtcttttattgacctaaGGGGTCAAATGAGGCCTAAGGGGGAGCTAATGAATTGTGTAAGTGTGcagagaccattagaaggcataataaataaatgatgGTCACTACGTCACAACACGGAACAATCAATGTCGCAACATAGGAAGTAGAATGAAGAAATCATGAAACTGCCTTCGATGTCGTGATACAAACTAAGGGTATCGGACATACCCTTGAAGATATCCAAAGAGGAGGATACTGACTCCTATGCCGCGACACAAGTCCTACTGTGTCACGCACTGACTCTGGACAGAAATTAACACGAGCTAGGGGGCGTTTGGGCCTACACAATCAAATTTAAAGCTTGGGAACGTcaactaacctagggttaaggatgatgaCCACCTAAGATATATAAATAGGTTCCTTTGTCACATGTTATAGACATAAATTCCTTAATGTAGTTTTTTGGTTTTAATTCTAGTTCAGAATTTCTTTCTTTTAGGTTTTTAGATTTGTTTTCAAATTGTTATCTAGAGATTTGATTTCTGGAGACAATCAAACTCTATGGATTCATATTCATCTTTAATGAAAATCAGACATTTTCTTAAACTCTACACTTCAATTCATTTATCATGTTCTCTCATTACATAAATTCTATATTGTTTATGAAATCACGAAGGTTTAATCCCTCCATGGGGAATTAGCAAGTAAAGGTATGATCTATTAACTATTTTATAGGGTTACTCAACAGATCAactatttgggaaaggaagaatctaaaccctaaacctgaCAACTTTGGGAAGTCATAAAGGTgcgaattaacccaaaattggtatagcCTATCTGTGAATGCCTTCACCCCAAACCAATCTGGACTATGAAGTCGAAAGATCAGTAGTCATTGCTAACTCATTATTTGAGTGAAAGATCGAAAGGTCATGCTGAGATAGCGACTAGTTGATTGCTGAGGGACCTGAAACGACAATTGATTGGGATTGCCGAAACGAactaatcacccataatcaaatttgatttattatGTTCTTTGATctgttaaattttatttatttatgttattttattttattatttcaaaaaatcttaaaaactccttcttctttttttttactttcgtactataactaaattaaagtaataattaGATCTTTTGATGTTTAGGTCAAAATTGATCTAGCACTGACCTCCCTTAGGTaagatcctcggagtactcacctactccgttgtaactatattacaattggACCTGTATACTTGCAGATACTGCCTCATATATCCATATTTTTTACTACAGTATTCACACTCTAAATGTTAGTACGTCCAGAGGTAGTTAGTAGCATTATGAAGCCAGGCTTCTAAAGCTAAAAGGATATTAAAAACGTCAAACTAGTTTAAAAGGCTAGTTGCACGAAAATCGTTTGGAATCAAGTCATGCAGATAGTATTGGAAAACATTTTTTATTGAAACCACTTCAACCAATTCCAGTACATGTCCTCTGTTTAGTCGTTTGTATTGTTTCCAAGCAACTTGGGAGTCAATTGGTTGAATCTGTGCACATACATTCTTCCGAGGAAGAGACCACCACGTGGGGAAACCAAAACCAGATTTAAGTTTATAGATAACCCTCACATACTTATCTTTCTGTAAATAAATATTTGAATTGCTATTCTGAATTATAGGCTCACAACTGGGCATACATTGAAATAGACATTTCCAGCAAAAGTCTATTGTCTTTTTTTCTTCAGCTGGTAAAACTTTTGGAATACACCCAGCAGTGGTGGCTCTTGGTGCATGCAACAATCTATGAAGTAAGCTATTAAGGTCCACTATGAAAAAGTTGATATTTGTGCAAGTGCGATGTCATATTCATTTAACACTGTACAAAAGAAATGGTGAAGTGATAGATGGAAGCCAATTCCAATAAAATTAAGGGAAGGATAAAGTCAATGGTATTATAGCTTAAGCAAAACCTTTGTGGCCGTCTGAAGCAATAATCAAAATTTGAATGAAGAATACCTCAAGCTCCTAAGTATCTGTTAGAAACCAAACCAActtttcaaaatcaaaaattactACCAAAGAGTTTGTATCCAAATTGGCTTCTACCTTATACAACTTGGTTTTCAAATTGGATACAACTTTACAAATTGGATAAAGCTTATCATGTTGGAAACTTCATGAAAAATCAAGATGGTAGCAATATTGAAAAGTTCTACAAGGCAAGGCATGTATAATGGATAAGCATTATCATTTATGATATACTTAAGGGATAAGCAATCATTAAGGTAACTAGACTAtgtctatatatatgtatgtatagttCATGTATTGTGAGTGCTGAAAAAATTAGCTAGAGTTTGAGAGAAAAAAAGTATTGTGAGTATAGAAAGAAAAACTAGCAACAGCTAGtatagagagaaaaaaaaaagagtttgtaTTGTATTTTGTATTGTGTTTATTTGTGTGTAATGAAATtagtatttgatttttttttattacgCTTCCAACAGTATCGATGTATTTCGTCTTGGGTAGAACTACAATTGTACAGAGAAGTCTCCACACGCAGTGGAGTATCATCGGAACCTTGGGATCCATATGATAATGGATTTATGGGATTAACATTTTGGTTAACTTGGTCTCGAccctccttttaatttttgttctaACCATTTTGTATGAAAAAAAAggtgaaaggaaaaagaaaaagaggaaaagaaaatgttaccTTTGAAAAAGAAGAAGACTAAAGACGAAGAAAGTTGAAGGATTAAGCAAAAAAAATTAGAGTTTCAATTGATTTGGCAAAGTGTCTACAAGGGGTCTTTGAGAATCTACTTTATAGAGAGAAACAAGCATGTGCAAGAAGTTTAATTTGTGATAACTATGCAACTTCTCTAATATAAGTTCGACATCTATCAAAAGGGTAGGTTATATAAggtttgaaattttgaaagtgaCTTTCAACCTTGAACTCACCAATTAAAATAAACTTTTGGCACTCCTACCAACAGGAGATTTCTAAAGTGTATGTCTCTGAAAAGAAGTCATTATAAATTTAAAGAACAGTTCGCCAATTCATATTATACGCCTGGCGCAAACAGTTAGTTATACAGTTTTTGTAGTTGAATTTTCTATGTTATAAAAATTTTGAGGGCGAATTTTTATTaagggggagagagttgtgaTACATCAAATCTAACGGATCCAAGTCTAAGACATAGAGCTGTGAAGTTATCTGTTTGGTATAGTGTAATCCACTACGTTACAATTTTTTGGCGAATGGGACTATGACGTATACTAATCGTCGTAGAGGTGAATACATATTTTAGGCTATTATCATTCTAAAAGAATGGTATATCAAGTGAAGTATAAGCCGATTGAGTGACCGCCATATGGATAGTACCTCTTGTTAGTCTGAGTACTGTGTTAGTTgggttttgtaaaatgatttggTTAAAAGTCAACTGGATTGACTGGTCAAATATCAAATATACAAGATTCTCATTTATGTTCCTGTCGGAATCTATAGGCCATTATGAAGGAAAAACTCTAGATTCAATTGACACTTGTAGAGTCCCACCTAAGGgaaattgaatatatttatattgtGAGAAGGATTAGTCTAGGGGGTTCTTTCTTCAAAATCTATCCTATGGTTCTTTCTCTCAGAACTTATATGTTTTCTTCTTTGGAAGCTAAAGATTTTGAATTTATGAGTGGATGTTCCACCTCTTATTGTCTGTTGGTCTGAGAAAGGTGCTCGAGTTTGGAGTTCAAGCTACAATTCAGGTGAGTCTCTATCCTGACTCTTGTATAAAAGCTGTTCaagtaaaagtatatatataaatgataatGACATCTCTGATAATTGATAAGTATATGAAGAATAGTAAAAATGATATGTGTActataataatatgtataaagtTCAGTTTGAAAAGAATGTTGAATAGAAAATATGCAGGTACAGTCTAATACaaggaaaaataataatatttaaacacaACACATTGCACATAAGTTATAGGTGTCatgttaattaatatttatatacttttaataaatttatttattttaatttaagaattaagtcattttatttttatttaataattgatATTTAATCCATAACATTTCGGTTAAATTGGGATTatgtgatttttttaaaaaaattgtcacGTATGTTACAATATTGAACCtaatattgtaaaaaaaaattttacttaCCATGGTATCCACCACGTAAACAATTTTTAAggtaaaataattcaatttaaaagatgtcatcaattaaaatttaattattaaataaaaatagtagaaataaaattcgaaattaaaatttaaaagtgtTAAAAGTAGAATCACCTAGCATGTTAGACCCATCAATAAAGTAGTTATATATACATGTTATTCGATGATTAGGaatgataattttatatttatttatactaTGATTAAAGATAAATTTAATAATTGAACATTTGTTCGTGAATGTAGACCAAAACCGAATAAATTATTGATATTGCAATCATTATTTTTAAATGCAAGTAgactatttataattatttttattaagttttataatgtaatatctctctctctctctctctctctctctctatatatatatatatatatgcaatttt from Gossypium arboreum isolate Shixiya-1 chromosome 9, ASM2569848v2, whole genome shotgun sequence includes the following:
- the LOC108454964 gene encoding alkane hydroxylase MAH1-like translates to MAFQSFLQVFFLALISFLFLYRLMRYKNGCPKSSAGIVELLLNVHRVHDWCTETLESCKGTFVLEGPWFAKMNLVATCDPANAHYVMSSNFDNFPKGPEYKQMFDILGDGIFNSDLDLWKNQRIAAQGFMRHHLFHQFLLRTSRDKVEMGLMPIIDHAAKHGLVINLEDIFQRFTFDSACILVTGSDPSSLSLELPQVLFSKAVHDGEQAIFYRHVKPRSFTKLQKWLNIGQEGKYKKASKVVDDVLAEYICQKRKEVNKLNQQLVSKDGVDILTSYITEKESTGLKCDDKFLRDTALNMIIAATDTTSTALTWFTWLVSKHPIVENKIIEELESKIPIGETKWRRLFNVDEVKNLVYLHGALCEALRLYPPVPFNHKEPVKPDILPSGHPVHPKTKILFSVYSMGRMKSIWGEDCYEFKPERWINERGEIKHESSYKFLSFGAGPRICLGKETSFIQMKAVASALIYNYRIHVMEDTPVVPAVSVVLHTENGLMTRISKRW